A window from Chitinivorax sp. PXF-14 encodes these proteins:
- a CDS encoding LysR family transcriptional regulator, translated as MQQDLNDLYYFVQVVDHHGFAPAGRALGVPKSKLSRRIAMLEERLGARLIQRSSRSFAVTELGQAYYGRCKAMLIEAEAAQTIIESTHAEPCGTVRLSCPIALLHAHVGLMLVGFAAHYPSVNVQLSVLNRAVDVVAEGLDLALRVRPLPLQDSDLAMRVLGYAAQCLVASPALLARHGMPDTPADLVSWPSLGYGPPADGHVWTLLGPDGAQAAQHHSPRFVTTDMLTLRQAATAGVGVVQLPLMMVREQLANGSLIRLLPDWAPRREIIHVAFPSRRGLIPAVRSLIDHLAEQFATVEED; from the coding sequence ATGCAGCAGGACCTCAATGATCTCTATTATTTCGTCCAGGTGGTCGACCATCACGGCTTTGCGCCGGCTGGCCGCGCGTTGGGCGTGCCCAAGTCGAAGCTGAGCCGGCGCATCGCCATGCTGGAAGAACGGCTCGGGGCCAGACTGATCCAGCGTTCCAGCCGCAGCTTTGCCGTCACCGAGCTGGGGCAGGCCTACTATGGTCGCTGCAAGGCGATGCTGATCGAGGCCGAAGCCGCGCAGACCATCATCGAATCGACCCATGCCGAGCCTTGCGGCACGGTCAGGCTGTCATGCCCGATCGCGCTGCTGCACGCCCATGTCGGCCTGATGCTGGTCGGCTTTGCCGCACACTACCCGAGCGTCAATGTTCAGCTCTCGGTCTTGAACCGCGCGGTCGATGTCGTCGCCGAGGGGCTCGACCTGGCGCTGCGCGTGCGGCCGCTACCGCTGCAGGACAGCGATCTGGCCATGCGCGTGCTCGGCTATGCCGCTCAGTGCCTGGTGGCCAGCCCGGCGTTGCTCGCGCGCCACGGCATGCCGGATACCCCGGCCGACCTGGTGTCGTGGCCCAGCCTGGGCTACGGGCCGCCGGCCGATGGCCACGTCTGGACGCTGCTCGGCCCCGACGGGGCGCAGGCCGCCCAGCACCATTCCCCGCGCTTTGTCACGACCGACATGCTGACGCTGCGCCAGGCGGCCACCGCGGGGGTCGGCGTGGTCCAGCTGCCGCTGATGATGGTGCGCGAGCAGCTGGCGAACGGCAGCCTGATCCGCTTGCTGCCCGACTGGGCGCCGCGGCGGGAGATCATCCACGTCGCCTTCCCGTCGCGGCGCGGCCTGATCCCGGCGGTGCGCAGCCTGATCGACCATCTGGCCGAGCAGTTCGCCACGGTCGAGGAAGACTGA